The following are encoded in a window of Salinibacter ruber DSM 13855 genomic DNA:
- a CDS encoding class I SAM-dependent methyltransferase, producing MSVARRRSRAGPRVEYVCDRIEDASFPRHFDAATSLLVAHFIDGDAAKQRYFHALAGWLRPDAPLVWADLYRPTSDEAYRALWAAWREQTGARMEADAAARAFERVDEGISFVRPATLHQIVADAGLPPPVPLYQHLLWGAWMSTAA from the coding sequence GTGTCGGTCGCGCGTCGCCGAAGCAGGGCTGGCCCCCGGGTCGAGTACGTCTGCGATCGGATTGAGGACGCATCGTTTCCACGGCACTTCGACGCCGCCACGTCGCTCCTCGTTGCCCACTTTATCGACGGCGACGCGGCGAAGCAGCGGTACTTCCACGCCCTCGCCGGGTGGCTCCGCCCTGACGCGCCCCTTGTGTGGGCCGACCTCTACCGCCCGACGTCCGACGAGGCGTATCGCGCTCTCTGGGCCGCCTGGCGGGAGCAGACCGGCGCCCGGATGGAGGCAGATGCGGCCGCACGGGCCTTCGAACGCGTCGACGAGGGCATCTCGTTCGTCCGCCCGGCGACGCTACACCAAATCGTCGCCGACGCGGGCCTCCCCCCACCCGTACCACTCTACCAGCATCTCTTGTGGGGCGCATGGATGAGCACGGCGGCCTGA
- a CDS encoding TonB-dependent receptor plug domain-containing protein, which yields MRSVRLLLPCLLALLIVAPVRAQDTSDVAFRVQMADSVVVTASRVASAAQETGRRVSVYTQRDIQSLSVNSVDQLLNVAAGLDVKSRGGFGVQSDLTMRGSTFNGVLLLLDGARINDPYTGHFLMDLPVPLSEIARVEVLHGPATALYGPDALGGVVHLITKTALRREDVREDGPAARVDSRYGKNNFYDMGAAARTAGNRTTVSAAASVQGSDGRRVSAAPPPGGSNLSSTVQTDFERRTATAAVSRDLEGATLYTRAGVDDREFGAYHFYTDFATDRAREATSTFWLQSRLSSSGATNTPWQVQLFGKQHRDRYTYNPDVGANTHISRRLRVQGQGSHTWNSVRVTGGASAGLRGVDSNRDGVHGDQSVGAFVSLRWRATPRLTVNQSTRVDYDPTYGAEPTPQLYVAYNLGPATLRAGGGRVVRAPNFLERFIDSPSNQGNADLTAETAWSGEVGVDVRLPANLSLSATGFHRTTDNAIDYLRNEAESVFEAQNLDRTTTTGLETELSFDRTLGAVGVSLDAAYTLLDASLDGQEPPSAYKYGLDAARHQLQGSASVRAGAVTLGLQGLWKDRLRDAPLATDRYGVVHGRLAYNTRLSGARTTLSVELRNAFDRQYSEIFDAPMPGRTLLVGAEVAL from the coding sequence ATGCGTTCCGTTCGACTGCTTCTTCCGTGCCTTCTTGCTCTGTTGATTGTCGCGCCCGTGCGGGCCCAGGACACCTCCGACGTGGCGTTTCGCGTGCAGATGGCCGATAGCGTCGTGGTGACGGCCTCCCGCGTGGCCTCGGCGGCGCAGGAGACGGGGCGCCGCGTGAGCGTGTACACGCAGCGAGACATCCAGTCCCTCTCCGTCAACAGCGTGGATCAGCTGCTCAACGTCGCGGCGGGGCTCGACGTGAAGAGCCGGGGCGGGTTTGGCGTGCAGAGCGACCTCACGATGCGGGGCTCCACGTTCAACGGCGTCCTTCTCCTCCTGGACGGGGCGCGCATCAACGATCCGTACACGGGCCACTTCTTGATGGACCTGCCGGTGCCCCTCTCGGAAATTGCCCGCGTGGAGGTGCTCCACGGCCCGGCGACGGCCCTCTACGGCCCCGATGCCCTCGGTGGGGTGGTCCACCTCATCACGAAGACGGCCCTCCGCAGGGAGGACGTCCGGGAGGATGGCCCCGCGGCGCGGGTTGACAGCCGGTACGGAAAGAACAATTTCTACGACATGGGCGCCGCGGCCCGTACCGCAGGGAACCGGACGACCGTGAGCGCGGCGGCCTCGGTGCAGGGAAGCGACGGCCGGCGTGTGTCGGCGGCCCCGCCGCCGGGGGGAAGCAATCTCTCAAGCACCGTGCAGACGGACTTTGAGCGACGGACGGCCACGGCGGCCGTGTCGCGGGACCTTGAGGGCGCGACGCTCTACACCCGAGCCGGGGTGGACGATCGCGAGTTCGGCGCCTACCACTTCTACACGGATTTTGCCACGGATCGGGCCCGGGAGGCAACCTCCACGTTCTGGCTCCAGAGCCGGCTGTCGAGCTCCGGGGCAACGAACACGCCCTGGCAGGTGCAACTCTTCGGCAAGCAGCACCGCGACCGGTACACGTACAATCCCGACGTGGGCGCTAACACCCACATCAGCCGTCGCCTCCGGGTGCAGGGGCAGGGGTCCCACACGTGGAACAGCGTCCGGGTGACCGGCGGCGCCTCCGCCGGGCTTCGCGGGGTCGACAGCAATCGGGATGGGGTGCACGGCGACCAGTCCGTCGGGGCCTTCGTGAGCCTGCGCTGGCGCGCCACCCCCCGCCTCACGGTCAATCAGAGCACGCGCGTCGACTACGACCCGACGTACGGGGCGGAGCCGACGCCCCAGCTCTACGTGGCCTACAACCTTGGGCCGGCGACGCTCCGTGCGGGTGGGGGGCGCGTGGTCCGGGCGCCCAACTTCCTGGAGCGCTTCATCGATTCGCCCAGCAACCAGGGCAACGCCGACCTCACGGCCGAGACCGCCTGGTCGGGGGAGGTTGGCGTGGACGTGCGCCTGCCGGCGAATCTGTCGCTCTCCGCGACGGGCTTCCACCGCACCACCGACAACGCCATCGATTACCTCCGGAACGAGGCGGAATCGGTGTTTGAGGCCCAAAATCTGGACCGCACTACCACCACGGGGCTCGAAACTGAGCTGTCGTTCGACCGAACCCTCGGTGCCGTGGGCGTAAGCCTCGATGCGGCCTACACGCTCCTCGACGCCAGCCTCGACGGGCAGGAGCCCCCTTCCGCTTACAAGTACGGCCTCGATGCGGCGCGCCACCAACTACAGGGCAGTGCGTCGGTGCGGGCCGGGGCCGTGACGCTGGGGCTGCAGGGGCTGTGGAAGGATCGGCTCCGCGACGCGCCCCTGGCGACCGACCGCTACGGGGTGGTGCACGGGCGGCTGGCCTATAACACGCGCCTCTCCGGCGCCCGCACCACGCTGTCCGTCGAGCTCCGCAATGCCTTCGACCGGCAATACAGCGAGATCTTCGACGCGCCGATGCCGGGCCGTACGCTCCTGGTCGGGGCGGAGGTGGCGCTGTAG
- a CDS encoding rhodanese-like domain-containing protein: MSDTLATISADDLKDKLEGEHPPVLINALPRKAHVATHIPGSVNVPVDEIDRVEALVPNTDEPVVVYCANAGCDVSLKAAHALEEKGYTNVIDFEDGYAGWRQAGYPLVGEKR; the protein is encoded by the coding sequence ATGTCCGATACGCTGGCCACCATTTCCGCCGACGACCTCAAAGACAAACTTGAAGGGGAGCACCCACCGGTTCTCATCAATGCCCTGCCGCGAAAGGCCCACGTGGCGACTCACATTCCGGGCTCCGTCAACGTTCCGGTTGACGAGATCGACCGGGTGGAGGCGCTCGTCCCCAACACGGACGAGCCCGTCGTCGTGTACTGCGCCAACGCGGGGTGCGACGTCTCCCTCAAGGCGGCCCACGCCCTGGAGGAGAAGGGCTACACGAACGTGATCGACTTCGAGGACGGCTACGCCGGGTGGCGGCAGGCGGGCTACCCGCTGGTCGGCGAGAAGCGCTAG
- a CDS encoding TonB-dependent receptor, with translation MDGDGRPPPSRPAAPHAGLICWDGRTLPSKFPVRMRHVRVAVLLGLCAVALRLAPPALAQERAALNGYVRDAETGETLLQANVVVEGTGRGAATNNDGYYTLQGLSPGTQTIVFSYLGYQTRTETITLTAGETTRLDVELAPADLQTEEVVVTGEQDDASEQRMGVDKLPVATITELPSVLTPDVFRSLALLPGVTTASDYSSNLYIRGGGPAQTLIQLDRTTVYNPTHFFGFFSTFNPDAIKDVQLYKGTYPAEYGGRLGSVVDIYNKDGNRRETTGGLSLSTLATRGYIEGPYGGSDDDPAGSYMVAVRRSTLEPLLAALDDVDGLPDTFYFYDVNAKATYDAGPDDDLSLAVYGGQDQLFLRPGDGQEFDVDYGNRTLSADWTHLFSDRLFSTLTVAGSRYASTPVFELGGTRFTQTNEVSDASLKAGVEYVPGDQHTVEAGLHASRLTFQLRSTFDGDETFNQRLQGEQAALYLKDTYTPTSDWTIRGGLRATYFSEGDYLRLAPRLSVEHDLTSSVQLQAAYGRYHQFLTLETSQLFTAFDSWLMTDEGLLPSYGDQIALGVNAQLGDAWRLEVEGYARTMRDLFELDPFLPDPAGVPYADRFQVGDGRAYGTEVLIRRPEGRLNGFLSYTLSRTERRFPNINRSEGGPPQYYPPNFDRTHELTLALNYHLTDQWRVSGTFNYATGQAYTRPEQRYELVDSPFSFSPGVGGAQNVLVSPFNNARLPPYHRLDVGVARTGQFFGIAEYELQLQAINAYARRNVWFYQFENESDGTLDRNVTPQIPIPVPNVSFSLTF, from the coding sequence ATGGACGGGGACGGCCGCCCCCCCCCCAGCCGGCCCGCGGCACCACACGCCGGACTGATCTGTTGGGACGGCCGGACTCTCCCTTCCAAATTCCCCGTGCGCATGCGCCACGTTCGTGTCGCCGTCCTGCTCGGCCTCTGCGCCGTCGCCCTGCGCCTCGCGCCCCCCGCGCTGGCCCAAGAGCGTGCCGCCCTGAACGGGTACGTGCGCGACGCCGAGACCGGGGAAACCCTGCTCCAGGCCAACGTGGTGGTCGAGGGCACCGGCCGCGGCGCCGCCACCAACAACGACGGCTACTATACGCTCCAGGGCCTCTCGCCCGGCACGCAGACCATCGTATTCTCCTACCTCGGCTACCAGACCCGCACGGAGACAATCACCCTCACGGCCGGCGAGACGACGCGCCTCGACGTGGAACTCGCGCCCGCCGACCTGCAGACGGAGGAGGTCGTCGTGACCGGCGAGCAGGACGACGCCAGCGAGCAACGCATGGGGGTGGACAAGCTCCCCGTCGCGACGATCACCGAGCTCCCATCCGTCCTGACGCCGGACGTCTTCCGCTCCCTCGCGCTGCTGCCGGGCGTCACCACGGCCTCGGACTACTCCAGCAATCTGTACATCCGGGGCGGCGGGCCGGCCCAGACCCTCATCCAGCTCGACCGCACGACCGTCTACAACCCGACCCACTTCTTCGGGTTCTTCTCCACGTTCAACCCCGACGCCATCAAGGACGTACAGCTCTACAAGGGCACCTACCCGGCCGAGTACGGGGGGCGGCTGGGGAGCGTGGTCGACATCTACAACAAGGACGGAAATCGGCGCGAGACCACCGGGGGACTGAGCCTCAGCACACTGGCGACCCGGGGCTACATCGAGGGGCCCTACGGCGGCAGCGACGACGACCCCGCGGGCTCCTACATGGTGGCCGTGCGCCGCTCCACCCTCGAGCCGTTGCTTGCGGCCCTGGACGACGTGGACGGGCTCCCTGACACCTTCTACTTCTACGACGTGAACGCGAAGGCCACCTACGACGCGGGGCCTGACGATGACCTCTCGCTGGCCGTATATGGGGGGCAGGACCAGCTCTTCCTGCGGCCCGGCGACGGGCAGGAGTTCGACGTCGACTACGGCAACCGGACCCTCAGCGCCGACTGGACCCACCTCTTCTCCGACCGGCTGTTCTCGACGCTCACGGTCGCGGGCTCCCGCTACGCGAGCACGCCGGTGTTCGAGCTCGGTGGGACCCGCTTCACCCAGACGAACGAGGTCAGCGACGCGTCCCTCAAGGCGGGCGTGGAGTACGTGCCCGGGGACCAACACACCGTGGAGGCCGGGCTGCACGCCAGCCGCCTCACGTTCCAGTTGCGGAGCACGTTCGACGGAGACGAAACCTTCAACCAGCGCCTGCAGGGCGAGCAGGCGGCCCTGTACCTGAAGGACACCTACACCCCGACTTCGGACTGGACGATCCGGGGGGGACTACGGGCGACCTACTTTTCGGAGGGGGACTACCTGCGGCTTGCCCCCCGGCTCTCGGTCGAGCACGACCTTACGTCGTCGGTACAGTTGCAGGCCGCCTATGGCCGCTACCACCAGTTCCTGACGCTGGAGACGAGTCAGCTCTTCACGGCCTTCGACTCCTGGCTCATGACCGACGAGGGCCTGCTCCCCTCCTACGGAGACCAAATTGCATTGGGCGTCAACGCCCAGTTGGGCGACGCGTGGCGGCTGGAAGTGGAGGGCTACGCCCGCACCATGCGGGACCTGTTCGAGCTGGACCCCTTTCTGCCCGACCCGGCGGGCGTCCCGTACGCCGATCGGTTTCAGGTGGGCGACGGGCGGGCCTACGGCACGGAGGTGCTCATCCGACGCCCGGAGGGCCGCCTGAACGGCTTTCTGAGCTACACCCTCAGCCGCACCGAGCGGCGCTTCCCAAACATCAACCGGTCCGAGGGAGGCCCGCCGCAGTACTACCCGCCCAACTTCGACCGCACGCACGAGCTTACGCTCGCCCTGAACTACCACCTCACCGACCAGTGGCGGGTGTCTGGCACCTTCAACTACGCCACCGGCCAGGCCTACACGCGGCCCGAGCAGCGCTACGAGCTGGTGGACAGTCCCTTTTCGTTCAGTCCGGGGGTGGGAGGGGCCCAAAACGTACTCGTGAGCCCCTTCAACAACGCGCGCCTGCCCCCTTATCACCGGCTCGACGTAGGCGTGGCCCGGACGGGGCAGTTCTTTGGGATCGCCGAGTATGAACTGCAACTGCAGGCCATCAACGCCTATGCCCGGCGCAACGTCTGGTTTTACCAGTTCGAGAACGAGTCGGACGGCACGCTCGACCGAAACGTAACGCCCCAGATCCCCATTCCGGTGCCGAATGTCTCGTTCTCCCTCACGTTCTGA
- a CDS encoding DUF4249 family protein produces the protein MRRLVFPLLPVLFAAGLIGCDTTAPTPETQVVVEAYLQGGAAMSPIRLTRSVGTNEAYVASETAVRGATVEVHRLSDGGTPAETIGFTEQEPGLYRPDTSSRVRPRATYELSVTTPDGTNLSATTTVPDTISIVDATNTTAVHGDTTRQPSFTITPPASDREQQAVLVITATSLADFGRPASQLARGLTPFYADLYTPDEDSIRTYRTTSSGVRNEANFTRDANGRITTDLPWISVAFYGPNEIGVHVIDDNLFNLIRSQQAQSPGGPGGGLGPGEIPNVIEDVEGGTGVFASYVKATRDVTIQCPPSLAPDECPAFAAFP, from the coding sequence ATGCGCCGTCTGGTGTTTCCCCTCCTGCCCGTGCTCTTCGCGGCCGGGCTCATCGGCTGCGACACGACCGCCCCCACCCCCGAGACGCAGGTCGTCGTGGAGGCCTACCTGCAGGGCGGCGCCGCGATGTCCCCGATTCGCCTCACCCGTAGCGTCGGCACGAACGAGGCCTACGTGGCGTCCGAGACGGCCGTGCGCGGGGCCACCGTGGAGGTACACCGCCTGAGCGACGGGGGGACGCCCGCCGAAACGATCGGCTTCACCGAGCAGGAGCCGGGCCTATACCGGCCCGACACTTCGTCACGAGTGCGGCCCCGCGCGACCTACGAGCTGTCCGTCACCACGCCGGACGGAACGAACCTTTCCGCGACCACCACTGTGCCGGACACGATTTCGATCGTGGACGCCACGAACACGACGGCGGTGCACGGGGACACCACCCGGCAGCCCTCCTTCACCATCACCCCGCCGGCGAGCGACCGCGAGCAGCAGGCCGTGCTCGTGATCACCGCCACCTCGCTGGCCGACTTCGGGCGGCCGGCGTCCCAGTTGGCCCGCGGCCTGACGCCGTTCTACGCAGACCTCTACACCCCGGATGAAGACAGCATTCGCACCTACCGCACCACCTCTTCGGGCGTCCGGAACGAGGCAAACTTCACCCGCGACGCGAACGGCCGAATCACGACGGACCTGCCGTGGATCTCCGTGGCGTTTTACGGCCCGAACGAGATCGGCGTCCACGTCATCGACGACAACCTGTTCAACCTCATCCGCTCCCAGCAGGCCCAGTCGCCGGGCGGGCCGGGCGGCGGGCTCGGCCCCGGGGAGATTCCGAACGTCATCGAGGACGTGGAGGGCGGCACCGGCGTCTTTGCCAGCTACGTAAAGGCCACCCGGGACGTCACGATTCAGTGCCCGCCCTCGCTCGCCCCGGACGAGTGCCCGGCCTTCGCGGCGTTCCCGTAG
- the fabF gene encoding beta-ketoacyl-ACP synthase II translates to MDSTAPSRRVVVTGLGALTPLGHSVDEFWDGLLAGRSGAGPITKFDASDVRTKIACEISGFDPTDYMDAKLAERQDPFSQYALAVAQQAFDDADLDTDALAPETRDDIGVIFGTGVGGSDLFVDSVLDLDENGARHISPFFVPMMISNMAAGLIAMEHTLRGPNHCVVSACATGNDAITDGLLLLRQGHARAMLVGGTEASINELCVGGFASMRALSTRNDAPTKASRPFDADRDGFVPAEGAGALMLETLEHARERDATIYAEVAGVGKSNDAHHYAAPDPDGRGAALAMDKALDDAGLAPTDVQHINMHATSTPVGDVIESDAVKQVFGDHAPALNLSATKSMTGHMLGAAGTAEAIASILAIRDGRVPPTINHETPGEDCDLNYTPNEAVERDVSAALTNAFGFGGHNTTIAVTAFED, encoded by the coding sequence ATGGATTCTACCGCTCCCTCTCGCCGCGTCGTCGTTACCGGCCTCGGGGCCCTCACGCCGCTTGGCCACTCCGTCGATGAGTTCTGGGACGGCCTCCTGGCCGGCAGGAGCGGGGCGGGCCCCATCACCAAATTCGACGCGTCGGACGTCCGCACCAAAATCGCGTGTGAGATTTCGGGCTTCGACCCCACCGACTACATGGACGCGAAGCTGGCCGAACGCCAGGACCCGTTCAGCCAGTACGCCCTGGCCGTCGCCCAACAGGCCTTCGACGACGCGGACCTCGACACCGACGCCCTCGCCCCGGAGACGCGGGACGACATCGGGGTGATCTTCGGCACGGGCGTGGGCGGCAGCGACCTGTTCGTCGACTCGGTGCTCGACCTCGACGAGAACGGGGCGCGGCACATCTCCCCCTTCTTCGTGCCCATGATGATCAGCAACATGGCCGCCGGCCTGATCGCCATGGAGCACACGCTGCGCGGCCCCAACCACTGCGTCGTGAGCGCGTGCGCCACCGGCAACGACGCCATTACCGACGGGCTCCTGCTCCTGCGCCAGGGCCACGCCCGCGCCATGCTCGTGGGCGGCACGGAGGCCTCGATCAATGAGCTCTGCGTCGGGGGCTTCGCCTCGATGCGGGCCCTGTCGACCCGCAACGACGCGCCCACGAAGGCGAGCCGCCCGTTCGACGCGGACCGGGACGGGTTCGTGCCCGCCGAGGGGGCCGGCGCCCTCATGCTCGAGACGCTGGAGCACGCCCGCGAACGGGACGCCACCATCTACGCCGAGGTGGCGGGCGTGGGGAAGTCAAACGACGCCCACCACTACGCCGCCCCCGACCCGGACGGACGGGGGGCCGCCCTGGCCATGGACAAGGCGCTCGACGACGCCGGCCTGGCCCCGACCGACGTGCAGCACATCAACATGCACGCCACCTCCACCCCCGTCGGCGACGTGATCGAGTCCGACGCCGTGAAGCAGGTGTTTGGCGATCACGCCCCTGCCCTCAACCTGTCCGCCACCAAGAGCATGACCGGCCACATGCTCGGCGCCGCCGGCACGGCCGAGGCCATCGCGTCGATCCTCGCGATCCGCGACGGGCGCGTGCCCCCCACAATCAACCACGAGACGCCGGGCGAAGACTGTGACCTCAACTATACGCCCAACGAGGCGGTGGAACGCGACGTCTCGGCGGCCCTCACCAACGCCTTCGGGTTTGGCGGCCACAACACCACGATTGCGGTCACGGCGTTTGAGGACTAA
- a CDS encoding hotdog fold thioesterase — translation MPSLPDNLGGVADLLDIAIETATPERVVATMPVTPDHHQPFGLLHGGVSVVLAETAASVGGFLAAPDGRAAAGLEVNANHVRPVRDGTLTATATPLHTGRTTQVWEVKIRNADDQLVCASRCTLAIADQTDAPSAA, via the coding sequence ATGCCCTCCCTGCCCGACAACCTCGGCGGCGTCGCCGACCTGCTCGACATTGCGATCGAGACGGCCACCCCCGAGCGCGTCGTCGCGACCATGCCGGTCACGCCCGACCACCATCAGCCGTTCGGGCTGTTGCACGGGGGCGTGAGCGTGGTTCTGGCCGAGACGGCGGCCAGCGTCGGGGGCTTCCTGGCGGCGCCGGACGGACGAGCGGCGGCGGGCCTCGAGGTGAATGCCAACCACGTGCGCCCCGTGCGGGACGGCACGCTGACGGCCACGGCCACCCCCCTCCACACCGGGCGCACCACACAGGTGTGGGAGGTCAAAATCCGAAACGCAGACGATCAACTCGTGTGCGCGAGCCGTTGTACACTGGCCATCGCCGATCAAACCGATGCCCCCTCGGCGGCGTGA
- a CDS encoding ring-cleaving dioxygenase, translating into MPDASLPGVHHITALSGDAQENLDFYAGVLGLRRVKTTVNFDDPTTHHLYYGDASGHPGTTLTFFPWPQATSGRGGAGMVRTVTFAVPEDALSGWRDHLDAHGIEPELKTRFGEPHLHFSGPSGLPLALVATDAAGDAAPWTNGPVPAGLAIRGLHAPVLPVFADDRTPELFTDVFGWTRAGTDGDLVRLQGPEPGVGTAVDLLVRDRHPSGRMGRGTVHHIAFRAPDDAAQRAWQSRLREHGLQVTDVKDRHYFRSVYFRDPDRTSGLLFEIATDGPGFYVDEDEAELGQSLVLPEHLEPRRADLESALPTLTAP; encoded by the coding sequence ATGCCCGACGCTTCGCTCCCCGGCGTTCACCACATCACGGCCCTGTCCGGCGACGCCCAGGAGAATCTCGACTTCTACGCGGGCGTGCTCGGCCTGCGCCGGGTCAAGACGACCGTCAACTTCGACGACCCGACCACGCACCACCTCTACTACGGCGACGCCTCGGGCCATCCCGGCACCACGCTGACCTTCTTCCCCTGGCCGCAAGCGACGAGCGGACGGGGCGGGGCGGGCATGGTGCGGACCGTGACGTTTGCCGTGCCCGAGGACGCTCTGTCCGGGTGGCGCGACCACCTCGACGCGCACGGCATCGAGCCGGAGCTGAAGACTCGCTTCGGCGAACCACACCTCCACTTTTCGGGCCCAAGTGGCCTGCCGCTGGCACTGGTGGCCACCGACGCCGCCGGGGACGCCGCGCCCTGGACCAACGGCCCCGTCCCCGCCGGCCTCGCGATCCGGGGGCTCCACGCGCCCGTCCTGCCCGTCTTTGCCGACGACCGCACCCCGGAGCTCTTCACGGACGTGTTCGGCTGGACCCGGGCCGGCACGGACGGCGACCTCGTGCGTCTTCAGGGCCCCGAACCGGGCGTCGGCACCGCGGTGGATCTGCTCGTGCGCGACCGACACCCGTCCGGCCGCATGGGCCGGGGCACCGTGCACCACATCGCCTTCCGGGCCCCGGACGACGCGGCCCAACGAGCGTGGCAGTCCCGCCTGCGGGAGCACGGCCTCCAGGTGACCGACGTGAAGGACCGCCACTACTTCCGCTCCGTCTACTTCCGCGACCCGGACCGGACATCGGGGCTGCTTTTTGAGATCGCCACGGACGGGCCCGGCTTTTACGTCGACGAGGACGAGGCGGAGCTCGGCCAGTCCCTCGTGCTGCCGGAGCACCTCGAGCCGCGCCGCGCCGACCTGGAGAGCGCCCTCCCCACGCTCACCGCTCCCTAA
- a CDS encoding alpha/beta hydrolase, with product MSTDAIHQDQPVHTDGAPIGDAQAGLVLLHGRGASAQGMLQLADDLDVPDIAHLAPQARMRSWYPQSFMAPRDQNEPELASALATIGDVLGRLADAGIGPARTVLLGFSQGACLATTYAAQTPQRYGGVVGLSGGLIGPDGASFDYEGSLDATPVFLGCSDQDPYIPRARVAETADVLRALNADVTSRIYEGLGHTINDAERQHARSLLRRCVDSDTA from the coding sequence ATGAGCACCGACGCCATCCACCAGGACCAGCCCGTCCACACCGACGGCGCCCCGATCGGCGACGCGCAGGCCGGCCTCGTGCTCCTGCACGGGCGCGGCGCCTCCGCCCAGGGCATGCTGCAGCTCGCCGACGACCTCGACGTACCGGACATCGCCCACCTTGCCCCCCAGGCCCGAATGCGCTCGTGGTACCCCCAGTCGTTCATGGCGCCCCGCGACCAGAACGAGCCGGAGCTCGCGTCGGCCCTGGCGACCATCGGCGACGTGCTCGGCCGGTTGGCGGACGCCGGCATCGGCCCCGCCCGCACCGTCCTGCTCGGATTCTCGCAGGGCGCCTGCCTCGCCACCACGTACGCCGCCCAGACCCCGCAGCGGTACGGCGGCGTCGTGGGGCTCAGCGGCGGCCTCATCGGCCCCGACGGTGCCTCGTTCGACTACGAAGGCTCTCTCGACGCCACCCCGGTCTTTCTGGGCTGCAGCGACCAGGATCCCTACATCCCTCGGGCCCGCGTGGCGGAGACCGCCGATGTGCTGCGGGCCCTGAACGCGGACGTCACCTCCCGCATCTACGAGGGACTGGGCCACACCATCAACGACGCCGAGCGGCAGCACGCTCGGTCCCTCCTCCGCCGCTGTGTCGACTCCGACACGGCGTAG